From Schizosaccharomyces pombe strain 972h- genome assembly, chromosome: II, the proteins below share one genomic window:
- the alg12 gene encoding dolichyl-P-Man:Man(7)GlcNAc(2)-PP-dolichyl-alpha-1,6-mannosyltransferase produces MTSKESICWYLANILLVTCIGYYSYKTPFTKVEESFAMQAIHDIQTYRWDLSKYDHLEFPGAVKRSFIPSLFIAVLSYIPSWFVNPLLAARWTIGYLSWESMNSVSCSISKRFGTLSGALFILFSCAQFHLVYYMSRPLSNIFGLIATNHSLSLLLKNNYYGSISILVFAAAIVRSEIALLLMCLILPLLLQRRITLSKLLLVGISSSLAAVGASFLIDSYFWGAWCWPELEAFLFNVVEGKSSDWGTSPFYYYFVRLPWLFLNPTTLLFLLISFVYIKPARLLIYVPLFFIFVYSFLGHKEWRFIIYSIPWFNAASAIGASLCFNASKFGKKIFEILRLMFFSGIIFGFIGSSFLLYVFQYAYPGGLALTRLYEIENHPQVSVHMDVYPCMTGITRFSQLPSWYYDKTEDPKMLSNSLFISQFDYLITEDPESYNDTFDVIESVNSNTKIPILPKWLSNHIPREISIRNPAQPVYILANKKARATKPAAVDDYSSFIGHKVDEIKLWPPIYRVVSPDTLLTRDYREDRLNFFIDKDRILTHITQG; encoded by the exons ATGACTTCTAAAGAGAGCATTTGTTGGTATTTGGCAAATATTTTGCTTGTGACATGCATAGGGTATTATTCGTACAAAACTCCGTTTACAAAGGTAGAAGAGTCGTTTGCTATGCAAGCGATTCATGACATTCAGACGTATCGTTGGGATTTGTCAAAG TATGATCATCTGGAGTTTCCAGGAGCCGTTAAACGGAGTTTCATACCGAGTTTGTTTATAGCAGTTTTGTCCTATATACCTTCTTGGTTTGTTAATCCATTACTTGCCGCTAGATGGACAATTGGGTATTTAAGTTGGGAGAGTATGAATTCTGTAAGCTGCTCCATTAGCAAACGATTCGGCACATTGTCTGGAGCACTGTTTATACTGTTTAGCTGCGCTCAATTTCACCTCGTGTACTATATGTCCAGACCATTGTCAAATATTTTCGGACTAATAGCTACGAACCActctctttctttgttacttaaaaataattattacGGCTCTATCAGTATTTTAGTTTTTGCCGCAGCGATTGTTAGGTCCGAAATAGCTTTACTTCTAATGTGTTTGATTCTACCATTATTGCTTCAGAGGAGGATtactttatcaaaattgCTACTCGTTggtatttcttcttcattagCAGCAGTGGGAGCTTCTTTTCTCATTGATTCCTATTTCTGGGGGGCTTGGTGTTGGCCTGAATTAGAAGCTTTCTTATTCAATGTTGTTGAAGGGAAATCTTCAGATTGGGGAACAAGCCCTTTTTACTACTACTTTGTGAGACTTCCTTGGCTATTTCTCAATCCCACGACATTGCTCTTCCTTTTAATCAGCTTTGTTTACATCAAGCCTGCTCGTCTTTTAATATATGTTCcccttttctttatatttgtttattcatttttaggCCATAAAGAATGGCGCTTTATTATCTATTCGATCCCTTGGTTTAACGCAGCTAGTGCAATTGGGGCTTCCTTATGCTTTAATGCCAGTAAATTTGgcaagaaaatatttgaaattctaaggttaatgtttttttcgGGGATAATCTTCGGGTTTATTGGAAGCAGTTTTTTGTTATATGTTTTTCAATACGCTTACCCTGGTGGTCTAGCATTAACTCGTTtatatgaaattgaaaatcatCCCCAAG TTTCTGTACACATGGATGTATATCCGTGTATGACAGGTATAACTCGATTTTCACAGCTTCCATCGTGGTACTATGACAAAACTGAGGATCCTAAAATgctttcaaattctttatttatttcccAATTCGACTATTTAATCACCGAAGATCCCGAATCATATAATGATACTTTTGATGTTATAGAATCCGTTAATTCCAACACGAAAATTCCCATCCTTCCAAAATGGTTAAGTAATCACATACCGCGAGAAATCTCCATAAGAAATCCAGCACAGCCCGTTTACATCTTggcaaacaaaaaagcaCGAGCAACTAAACCTGCCGCAGTTGATGACTACTCTTCATTCATCGGACATAAAGTTGACGAGATTAAACTTTGGCCTCCTATTTATAGGGTGGTATCTCCTGACACATTGTTGACAAGAGATTACCGGGAAGACCGTCtgaacttttttattgacaAAGATCGGATTCTAACGCATATCACCCAGGGATGA